Proteins from a genomic interval of Danio rerio strain Tuebingen ecotype United States chromosome 4, GRCz12tu, whole genome shotgun sequence:
- the si:ch211-238e22.2 gene encoding uncharacterized protein isoform X1, which produces MHKTVLCKDECEQYLKNCSDKCPFCSYTSMPQIMLYHIKNHLQRAVQHHDFTIVKCGLKCRKKSHFHCCYCSVIVLTRENILNHIARQHAFSTHPQTSAVLQTKPGSSSVQDSQPQSSSTQQTQPQVTSAMQAQPQSSAQQTQPQMTSVRQAQPQSSAQQTQPQVTSVRQAQPQSSAQQTQPQVTSVRQAQPQSSAQQTQPQVTSVRQAQPQSSAQQTQPQVTSVRQAQCQSSAQQTQPQMTSVKQKQAQSPSVHPLQSLPKLSAKKTATCSQCNVTLLAKNLRTHIQRQHTDRVNAMTPEKHLRSQCIDGKIGIFAVEKAFHGQAIPIHVIKNTWGPNFRSACELDQCISNAEYAHITGILPFECCHVQSLCFCKQIEESNFALTENSLSQLVQEKWFGEARKIQLLKLQREANVAETPLSFHVTVGSSSTKCFISVFEPTVSYYSRMGRVMVTYDKKKNNWHCPCAKPRQSCIHKATAKWHLFQTIPQLFKRLKCSEVSNTVHEDDDACCHDSYPPNSATVKKMMEDMLEHKKIPVKLQQDILQKSKHAFPKHLVPEEVECRLCKGVLSDPVLITCRAKIVSFNGLIQGVSTYYKLCHKCNHIYRYQEWQDGLHNFNDHVILTLHLCLVLRNSLQNHTAVGRVVRIIEATEGESLPKGDLIMQAYLHFEALCDLDYMYSCVSCGYSPSTVIMDLHKKGVFSIPVSEIPSPPLDYDGHVDIEQFWNAVAMDVISRGFYPSGKENPFKISPSYHYWSPWIGPKTRGSTMVLNTENAKVHSLDGGIDMDVPLTEERLGDELLHLKIADLKKLCRQCGVDNVGSKMDLVLRLRDKMSNRVTYNKVFEKIWGASGGVGVIMCPCGIVYSIKFNLRAESPRDFTDLLLSWKNFPNVTIYDYPRGLVAHTNKRQQECPPFHPFEGRVQDPTTENIKQAKEGKLKVHLPWLAHKKKPADPDCHPVTGSSEHYCLCDVFHQSNSRDERDVLRTIGLVPELAGKVNSQRAEQLFSEVKKNNYFMNMLRPAAHIFLARNILHHRNLAHNQKKMEHFNKLFHGNRTLESNFIAHRFMDKHVFSDLEIVPDHEPVFKQAPKDFGTPPPSVKTDKRSLVNQHNNLPVQTSIGSIFTLECVQPNKACWTQPPSPVQLEKLNHALLERGPKDEFLASVGGTVLTRLDFQTLGLLQDVEATVRFCKHILVY; this is translated from the exons ATGCATAAAACCGTGCTATGCAAGGACGAATGCGAGCAGTATTTAAAAAACTGCAGTGACAAGTGCCCATTCTGCTCATACACTAGTATGCCACAAATAATGCTTTATCACATAAAAAATCACTTACAGAGGGCAGTACAACATCATG attttaccattgtaaaatgtggtttaaaatgtagaaaaaaatccCACTTTCACTGCTGCTATTGTTCAGTGATTGTGTTAACTCGGGAAAATATACTAAACCACATTGCCAGACAGCATGCCTTTTCAACCCATCCTCAGACATCAGCTGTGCTGCAGACCAAGCCTGGGTCATCATCTGTCCAGGATTCACAACCTCAGTCATCGTCTACCCAGCAGACACAGCCACAGGTGACCTCTGCCATGCAGGCACAGCCTCAGTCATCTGCCCAGCAGACACAGCCCCAGATGACATCCGTCAGGCAGGCACAGCCTCAGTCATCTGCCCAGCAGACACAGCCCCAGGTGACATCCGTCAGGCAGGCACAGCCTCAGTCATCTGCCCAGCAGACACAGCCCCAGGTGACATCCGTCAGGCAGGCACAGCCTCAGTCATCTGCCCAGCAGACACAGCCCCAGGTGACATCCGTCAGGCAGGCACAGCCTCAGTCATCTGCCCAGCAGACACAGCCCCAGGTGACATCCGTCAGGCAGGCACAGTGTCAGTCATCTGCCCAGCAGACACAGCCCCAGATGACATCTGTCAAGCAGAAACAGGCTCAGTCACCTTCTGTCCACCCTTTGCAGTCACTCCCAAAATTGTCAGCAAAGAAGACTGCCACTTGCAGCCAATGTAATGTAACACTTCTGGCCAAAAATCTACGAACTCACATTCAAAGACAACATACTGACAGAGTAAATGCAATGACTCCTGAGAAGCACTTGAGATCTCAGTGCATCGATGGAAAAATTGGCATTTTTGCTGTTGAAAAGGCATTTCATGGTCAAGCAATACCCAtacatgtaataaaaaatacatgggGCCCAAACTTTCGTTCAGCATGTGAACTTGACCAATGCATTTCAAATGCTGAATACGCACACATAACTGGGATCTTACCATTTGAGTGCTGCCATGTACAGTCATTgtgtttttgtaaacaaattGAAGAATCCAATTTTGCACTGACAGAAAACAGTCTCTCTCAGCTGGTGCAGGAAAAGTGGTTTGGTGAAGCAAGGAAAATCCAACTGTTAAAGTTGCAGCGGGAAGCAAATGTTGCGGAGACACCTTTGTCTTTCCATGTCACAGTTGGAAGTTCATCAACAAAATGTTTCATTTCTGTGTTTGAACCAACAGTGTCCTATTACAGTAGAATGGGAAGGGTCATGGTGACTtatgataaaaagaaaaataactggCATTGTCCTTGTGCCAAGCCTCGTCAATCCTGTATTCACAAAGCCACAGCAAAGTGGCATCTTTTCCAGACAATACCACAGCTCTTCAAAAGACTTAAGTGTTCAGAAGTTTCCAACACTGTTCATGAAGATGATGATGCCTGCTGTCATGATTCATATCCCCCTAACTCTGCTACAGTCAAAAAAATGATGGAAGACATGCTTGAACATAAGAAAATTCCAGTGAAACTCCAACAAGACATCCTGCAAAAATCAAAGCATGCTTTTCCAAAACATCTTGTGCCTGAGGAGGTTGAATGCAGACTATGCAAGGGAGTTTTGAGTGACCCTGTTTTGATAACTTGTCGGGCAAAGATAGTCTCATTCAATGGACTGATTCAGG gtgtgTCAACCTACTACAAGTTGTGCCATAAATGCAATCACATATACAGATACCAAGAATGGCAAGATGGTTTGCACAACTTCAATGATCATGTAATCCTCACCCTACACTTATGTTTGGTTTTGAGAAATTCTCTACAG AATCACACAGCTGTTGGTAGGGTTGTGCGAATAATTGAAGCCACAGAGGGAGAGTCCTTGCCTAAAGGTGACCTAATCATGCAGGCGTATCTGCACTTTGAAGCTTTGTGTGATTTGGACTACATGTACTCCTGTGTGTCCTGTGGATACAGTCCAAGTACTGTGATTATGGACCTTCATAAAAAAGGAGTGTTTAGCATCCCAG TGAGTGAAATTCCATCTCCACCTCTGGATTATGATGGTCATGTTGACATAGAGCAATTTTGGAATGCAGTGGCAATGGATGTGATAAGCAGAGGGTTTTACCCAA gtgGCAAAGAAAACCCATTTAAAATTTCCCCGAGTTACCACTACTGGTCCCCGTGGATAGGTCCAAAAACAAGGGGATCAACCATGGTTTTAAACACCGAGAATGCAAAAGTGCATTCTCTAGATGGAGGGATTGACATGGATGTGCCCCTTACTGAGGAAAGACTTGGAGATGAGCTTCTCCACCTCAAG ATTGCAGATTTGAAAAAGCTGTGTCGACAGTGTGGGGTTGATAATGTTGGTTCCAAAATGGATCTCGTCCTCAGACTTCGTGATAAAATGTCGAATAGAGTGACATACAACAAGGTGTTTGAAAAGATTTGGGGTGCTTCAG GTGGTGTGGGTGTAATCATGTGTCCATGTGGGATTGTTTACTCAATCAAATTTAACCTCAGAGCTGAGAGTCCACGTGATTTCACAGACCTTCTGCTGTCATGGAAAAATTTTCCTAATGTCACAATCTATGATTACCCTCGAGGCTTAGttgcacacacaaataaaaggCAACAAGAATGTCCACCTTTCCACCCATTTGAGGGCAGAGTGCAAGACCCCACCACTGAAAACATTAAACAAGCAAAAGAAGGAAAACTAAAAGTTCACCTTCCTTGgctggcacacaaaaaaaaacctgCAGATCCTGACTGCCACCCTGTGACCGGTTCCTCCGAGCACTACTGTTTGTGTGACGTTTTCCATCAAAGCAATAGTAGGGACGAAAGAGATGTGCTCCGCACTATTGGTCTTGTGCCAGAGCTGGCTGGAAAAGTTAATAGCCAGCGTGCAGAGCAGCTTTTTTCAGAAGTAAAGAAAAACAACTACTTTATGAATATGTTAAGACCAGCAGCACATATTTTTCTGGCACGAAATATTCTCCACCACCGGAATCTTGCACATAACCAAAAGAAAAtggaacattttaataaattgttccaTGGCAACCGTACTTTGGAATCTAATTTTATTG CCCACAGATTCATGGACAAGCACGTGTTTTCTGACTTGGAGATTGTACCTGATCATGAGCCAGTGTTCAAACAGGCACCAAAGGATTTTG GCACACCTCCACCCTCGGTTAAGACTGATAAGAGATCCTTAGTGAACCAACACAACAACT tgCCTGTTCAAACTTCCATTGGGAGTATTTTCACTCTGGAATGTGTGCAGCCAAACAAGGCATGCTGGACACAGCCACCCAGTCCAGTCCAGCTGGAGAAG TTAAACCATGCCTTACTGGAGAGAGGGCCAAAAGATGAATTCCTAGCATCTGTTGGAGGCACAGTCCTCACAAGGTTGGATTTCCAAACATTGGGACTACTTCAAGATGTAGAGGCGACAGTAAGATTCTGCAAACACATTTTGGTATATTAA
- the si:ch211-238e22.2 gene encoding uncharacterized protein LOC560730, producing MEHFNKLFHGNRTLESNFIAHRFMDKHVFSDLEIVPDHEPVFKQAPKDFGTPPPSVKTDKRSLVNQHNNLPVQTSIGSIFTLECVQPNKACWTQPPSPVQLEKLNHALLERGPKDEFLASVGGTVLTRLDFQTLGLLQDVEATVRFCKHILVY from the exons AtggaacattttaataaattgttccaTGGCAACCGTACTTTGGAATCTAATTTTATTG CCCACAGATTCATGGACAAGCACGTGTTTTCTGACTTGGAGATTGTACCTGATCATGAGCCAGTGTTCAAACAGGCACCAAAGGATTTTG GCACACCTCCACCCTCGGTTAAGACTGATAAGAGATCCTTAGTGAACCAACACAACAACT tgCCTGTTCAAACTTCCATTGGGAGTATTTTCACTCTGGAATGTGTGCAGCCAAACAAGGCATGCTGGACACAGCCACCCAGTCCAGTCCAGCTGGAGAAG TTAAACCATGCCTTACTGGAGAGAGGGCCAAAAGATGAATTCCTAGCATCTGTTGGAGGCACAGTCCTCACAAGGTTGGATTTCCAAACATTGGGACTACTTCAAGATGTAGAGGCGACAGTAAGATTCTGCAAACACATTTTGGTATATTAA
- the si:ch211-238e22.4 gene encoding uncharacterized protein si:ch211-238e22.4 isoform X3 — protein MFCMFVSFNIVLYRKLAQHVCSDTWDEYSADEIPGIPKQHCSNNCGVFVLMYALYIVMEGHFDFDESDMQVLRHWWCIVLLTNYPLKSDAERKSLRKRMRTQRAEAIDPVPADDYLTTMPPEILRQILLKVITEDGDVAFLRLSLTCRIFKEIVSNAKFREQAHYIWLDSFLRTTKKSSECHIP, from the exons atgttttgtatgtttgtttcttttaatattgTTCTCTACAGAAAACTAGCACAGCATGTATGTTCAGACACATGGGATGAGTACAGTGCTGATGAAATTCCA GGCATTCCCAAACAACACTGCTCAAATAACTGTGGAGTGTTTGTGTTGATg TATGCTCTATACATTGTGATGGAGGGGCATTTTGATTTTGATGAG TCTGACATGCAAGTGCTAAGACACTGGTGGTGCATAGTTTTGCTGACAAACTACCCCTTGAA gtcAGATGCTGAAAGAAAAAGCCTCAGAAAAAGAATGAGAACGCAGAGAGCAG agGCAATCGACCCCGTCCCAGCTGACGATTATCTGACCACG ATGCCTCCTGAGATCCTGCGGCAAATCCTTTTGAAGGTCATCACAGAGGATGGTGATGTGGCTTTCCTGCGCCTCTCCTTGACGTGCAGGATCTTCAAAGAAATAGTTAGCAATGCTAAATTCAGGGAGCAGGCTCACTACATCTGGCTGGaca GTTTTCTGAGGACTACAAAAAAGAGTTCAGAGTGCCATATTCCTTGA
- the si:ch211-238e22.4 gene encoding uncharacterized protein si:ch211-238e22.4 isoform X2 — MFCMFVSFNIVLYRKLAQHVCSDTWDEYSADEIPGIPKQHCSNNCGVFVLMSDMQVLRHWWCIVLLTNYPLKSDAERKSLRKRMRTQRAEAIDPVPADDYLTTMPPEILRQILLKVITEDGDVAFLRLSLTCRIFKEIVSNAKFREQAHYIWLDSVINWSRFSEDYKKEFRVPYSLTECPECGDIFKDCPPGYVGDGRKGVLRGFYSTIDFPGYCSAECHFNAGGEFPYENI; from the exons atgttttgtatgtttgtttcttttaatattgTTCTCTACAGAAAACTAGCACAGCATGTATGTTCAGACACATGGGATGAGTACAGTGCTGATGAAATTCCA GGCATTCCCAAACAACACTGCTCAAATAACTGTGGAGTGTTTGTGTTGATg TCTGACATGCAAGTGCTAAGACACTGGTGGTGCATAGTTTTGCTGACAAACTACCCCTTGAA gtcAGATGCTGAAAGAAAAAGCCTCAGAAAAAGAATGAGAACGCAGAGAGCAG agGCAATCGACCCCGTCCCAGCTGACGATTATCTGACCACG ATGCCTCCTGAGATCCTGCGGCAAATCCTTTTGAAGGTCATCACAGAGGATGGTGATGTGGCTTTCCTGCGCCTCTCCTTGACGTGCAGGATCTTCAAAGAAATAGTTAGCAATGCTAAATTCAGGGAGCAGGCTCACTACATCTGGCTGGaca gtGTCATCAACTGGAGTAGGTTTTCTGAGGACTACAAAAAAGAGTTCAGAGTGCCATATTCCTTGACTGAATGCCCTGAATGTGGGGACATTTTTAAAGACTGCCCACCTGGGTATGTTGGGGATGGCAGGAAGGGAGTCCTGCGAGGATTCTACTCCACCATCGACTTCCCAGGATACTGCTCAGCAGAGTGCCACTTTAATGCTGGAGGGGAATTCCCCtatgaaaatatttaa
- the si:ch211-238e22.4 gene encoding uncharacterized protein si:ch211-238e22.4 isoform X1: MFCMFVSFNIVLYRKLAQHVCSDTWDEYSADEIPGIPKQHCSNNCGVFVLMYALYIVMEGHFDFDESDMQVLRHWWCIVLLTNYPLKSDAERKSLRKRMRTQRAEAIDPVPADDYLTTMPPEILRQILLKVITEDGDVAFLRLSLTCRIFKEIVSNAKFREQAHYIWLDSVINWSRFSEDYKKEFRVPYSLTECPECGDIFKDCPPGYVGDGRKGVLRGFYSTIDFPGYCSAECHFNAGGEFPYENI; encoded by the exons atgttttgtatgtttgtttcttttaatattgTTCTCTACAGAAAACTAGCACAGCATGTATGTTCAGACACATGGGATGAGTACAGTGCTGATGAAATTCCA GGCATTCCCAAACAACACTGCTCAAATAACTGTGGAGTGTTTGTGTTGATg TATGCTCTATACATTGTGATGGAGGGGCATTTTGATTTTGATGAG TCTGACATGCAAGTGCTAAGACACTGGTGGTGCATAGTTTTGCTGACAAACTACCCCTTGAA gtcAGATGCTGAAAGAAAAAGCCTCAGAAAAAGAATGAGAACGCAGAGAGCAG agGCAATCGACCCCGTCCCAGCTGACGATTATCTGACCACG ATGCCTCCTGAGATCCTGCGGCAAATCCTTTTGAAGGTCATCACAGAGGATGGTGATGTGGCTTTCCTGCGCCTCTCCTTGACGTGCAGGATCTTCAAAGAAATAGTTAGCAATGCTAAATTCAGGGAGCAGGCTCACTACATCTGGCTGGaca gtGTCATCAACTGGAGTAGGTTTTCTGAGGACTACAAAAAAGAGTTCAGAGTGCCATATTCCTTGACTGAATGCCCTGAATGTGGGGACATTTTTAAAGACTGCCCACCTGGGTATGTTGGGGATGGCAGGAAGGGAGTCCTGCGAGGATTCTACTCCACCATCGACTTCCCAGGATACTGCTCAGCAGAGTGCCACTTTAATGCTGGAGGGGAATTCCCCtatgaaaatatttaa